A single window of Paenibacillus sp. FSL H8-0537 DNA harbors:
- a CDS encoding ABC transporter substrate-binding protein, translating into MMQWGKKRFKGKMTVLTLLALAVIIALAGCGSQGETAVNTEASDAAATVSPSPARADEPAAAEQVAETRVLQDEFGEVTIPAHPKRVAALYLEDYLTALGVTPVVQWYHPNWGTQEYLKLDLPTFDISGNIEALLEMEPDLIIVDGGADKAKYDLYSKIAPTYRLPENILLDSQAILTTIADVLNMKEQGDRVISAYEQKIADAKEKLNTALGDESVAVIRLNVEDSTFALFGVNNRFIGSIYPNLGLTPNTWSKDMEEFQKILTEESLPDLDADHIILLLSNGTWDSPENQEALKLLDSKIWQAIPAVKAGHVHRVERSYWQSGGITANAMKIDDILKMFVK; encoded by the coding sequence ATGATGCAATGGGGGAAAAAGAGGTTCAAGGGTAAAATGACGGTGCTCACGCTGCTGGCGTTAGCCGTTATCATAGCGCTCGCGGGTTGCGGTTCGCAAGGCGAGACAGCTGTTAATACGGAGGCTAGCGATGCAGCGGCCACTGTAAGCCCATCTCCTGCTAGAGCGGATGAGCCGGCAGCTGCGGAGCAGGTAGCGGAAACGCGAGTGCTCCAGGACGAATTTGGAGAGGTAACGATTCCGGCACATCCGAAGCGCGTAGCGGCACTTTATTTGGAGGACTATTTGACGGCGCTTGGTGTAACGCCAGTTGTCCAGTGGTATCACCCGAATTGGGGGACGCAGGAATATTTGAAGCTGGATTTGCCAACGTTTGATATTTCGGGCAATATTGAAGCGCTGCTTGAAATGGAACCGGACTTAATTATAGTGGACGGCGGGGCAGACAAAGCCAAATACGATTTATATTCTAAAATAGCACCTACCTACCGTTTGCCGGAAAATATTTTGCTGGATTCTCAAGCGATTTTGACGACCATTGCGGATGTCCTGAATATGAAGGAACAGGGAGATCGCGTGATTAGTGCTTACGAGCAGAAAATAGCCGATGCCAAGGAGAAGCTCAATACAGCGCTTGGCGATGAATCCGTAGCGGTCATTCGTTTGAATGTGGAAGATAGCACCTTCGCATTGTTCGGAGTGAACAACCGTTTTATTGGCTCCATATATCCCAATCTGGGTCTTACGCCCAATACATGGTCGAAGGATATGGAGGAATTTCAAAAGATTTTAACAGAAGAAAGCTTACCGGATCTAGATGCCGACCACATTATTCTTTTATTGTCCAATGGAACTTGGGATTCACCTGAAAATCAGGAAGCGCTGAAGCTGCTGGATAGCAAAATTTGGCAGGCTATCCCCGCAGTGAAGGCAGGACATGTACACCGGGTGGAGAGATCCTATTGGCAGTCCGGCGGCATAACAGCAAATGCCATGAAAATCGATGATATTTTGAAAATGTTCGTCAAATAA
- a CDS encoding fatty acid desaturase, giving the protein MDQKAKQASLKKSLAPYEKVNMKTSIRQLINTLLPLGFFWYAAYAVMPISYLLTIVFSLITAGFVIRTFIICHDCCHGSFFKSKRANAIVGTITGIITLVPFQQWKYSHSIHHATSSNLDKRGIGDIWIMTVDEYIAATPLRRLFYRIYRHPVVMFGLGPIAVFLIQYRFNRKGARRQERFNTYLINVSIVALYAGLSWLLGWQAFVMVQLPVMFLSGLFGIWLFYVQHQFEDTYFENEDEWSYVKAAVEGSSYYKLPRPLQWITGNIGFHHVHHLSPKVPNYYLEDAHNSSVPLQQATTITLKTSLTALRFRLWDEENNMFVSFKGMKHRLRKPRAASTKLDTRRVG; this is encoded by the coding sequence ATGGATCAGAAAGCCAAGCAAGCGAGCTTGAAAAAGAGTCTTGCCCCTTACGAAAAAGTGAATATGAAAACCAGCATACGACAATTAATCAATACGTTACTCCCACTCGGGTTTTTCTGGTACGCGGCGTATGCCGTCATGCCAATCTCTTATTTGCTCACGATTGTTTTTTCCTTAATTACTGCAGGCTTTGTCATTCGGACCTTTATTATTTGCCATGATTGCTGCCACGGTTCATTCTTCAAGAGCAAACGGGCAAATGCTATCGTCGGCACGATAACAGGGATTATTACCCTCGTCCCTTTCCAACAGTGGAAATACAGCCACTCCATCCATCATGCAACGAGCAGCAATCTCGACAAGCGTGGTATCGGTGACATTTGGATTATGACCGTAGATGAATATATTGCAGCAACGCCTTTGCGCCGCCTTTTCTATCGTATTTACCGCCATCCGGTCGTCATGTTTGGCCTTGGCCCGATTGCTGTGTTTCTTATTCAATACCGTTTCAACCGTAAAGGCGCTAGACGCCAGGAACGCTTCAACACGTATTTGATCAATGTTTCGATTGTTGCTTTATATGCAGGTCTTAGCTGGCTTCTGGGCTGGCAGGCATTCGTCATGGTACAGCTGCCCGTTATGTTTTTATCCGGACTGTTCGGCATTTGGCTGTTCTACGTCCAGCATCAGTTCGAAGATACGTATTTTGAAAATGAAGATGAGTGGAGCTATGTGAAAGCAGCCGTTGAAGGCAGCTCTTATTACAAGCTTCCCCGTCCATTACAATGGATTACCGGCAACATCGGCTTCCATCATGTGCATCACCTGAGCCCGAAAGTGCCTAACTACTATTTAGAGGATGCGCACAACTCGTCCGTTCCGCTTCAGCAGGCAACGACGATTACTCTTAAAACAAGCTTGACGGCACTGCGTTTCCGCTTGTGGGATGAAGAGAACAACATGTTCGTCAGCTTTAAAGGCATGAAGCATCGTCTGCGCAAGCCGCGTGCGGCAAGCACCAAGCTGGATACAAGACGCGTTGGTTAG
- a CDS encoding sensor histidine kinase: MQKWHHIFHKNTGISPYVWVVFYILPFYFIFRNSSPYQATSGIVMIVLFFICYMLSFMSKGWQVYFWTSIQIIISIAMTLMFGYVYFSIFLAYFIGNIQNRIGFFTLYSIHIVTTFLSINYGLAVQNPVFLAQFPFVLISLIGVILLPVNTYNRNKRDKLEGELEHANKRISELVKLEERQRIARDLHDTIGQKLSLIGLKSDLAGKLMQKNPAKAQEEIDDVRQTARTALKEVRELVTEMRGTRLEDELFRVKQILKAADIQLIIEGDPSHTDTSLLAENVVSMCLKEAVTNIVKHSSATKCLVEIEATRTELIVRVQDNGTGIATGGKESRSYYRGNGLRGMKERLEFINGSLDIICSDGTMLVIKAPNVVQKPEKESSL; this comes from the coding sequence ATGCAAAAATGGCATCATATTTTTCATAAAAATACGGGAATCAGCCCCTATGTATGGGTCGTTTTCTACATCCTGCCCTTCTACTTTATTTTCCGCAACTCATCGCCCTACCAAGCGACTTCCGGTATTGTGATGATCGTTTTATTTTTCATCTGCTATATGCTTTCCTTTATGTCCAAGGGCTGGCAGGTTTATTTCTGGACCAGCATCCAAATTATTATTTCCATCGCGATGACGCTCATGTTCGGCTATGTGTATTTTTCCATCTTTCTCGCTTATTTTATCGGCAATATCCAGAACCGCATCGGCTTCTTTACGCTGTATTCTATTCATATCGTCACGACCTTCCTGAGCATCAACTATGGGCTGGCTGTGCAAAATCCGGTCTTTCTCGCGCAATTCCCCTTCGTACTCATTAGCTTGATCGGCGTCATTTTGCTTCCGGTCAATACGTACAACCGCAATAAGCGGGACAAGCTGGAAGGCGAGCTTGAGCATGCCAACAAGCGGATTTCCGAGCTCGTCAAGCTGGAGGAGCGGCAGCGGATCGCCCGCGACCTGCATGATACGATCGGGCAGAAGCTGTCGCTCATAGGTCTGAAAAGCGATCTGGCGGGCAAGCTGATGCAGAAAAATCCCGCCAAGGCGCAGGAGGAAATCGATGATGTGCGCCAAACGGCGCGCACGGCGCTCAAGGAAGTACGGGAGCTTGTTACGGAAATGCGTGGAACACGGCTTGAGGATGAGCTTTTTCGGGTAAAACAAATTTTGAAGGCTGCTGATATCCAGCTTATAATTGAAGGCGACCCGTCGCATACCGACACTTCACTGCTTGCCGAAAATGTCGTCAGCATGTGTCTCAAGGAAGCGGTAACGAATATTGTCAAGCACAGCTCCGCTACCAAATGTCTGGTCGAGATTGAAGCAACCCGTACAGAGCTCATTGTCCGCGTTCAAGACAATGGCACGGGCATTGCTACGGGCGGCAAAGAGTCGCGCAGCTATTACCGGGGAAATGGCCTTAGGGGCATGAAGGAAA